Below is a window of Yersinia kristensenii DNA.
ATTTGTTGAGCAGCCGCTATTTGGCTAAATAAAATAGCTGAAATAGCCAGACAGAGTGTTGGCAGCGGCTTAGGAAATTTCATAGAGAATTTCATTCAGTGGTCTCCAGAAGTCATTAAATTAACAGAGAAAAATAGGTCATTTCTAATAATGGAATAGTGATATAAAAGGGCCATTCCTTTATCCCCAAGGTGATAAAGCTAGCTGTTTACATTTGCTTTTAAATTGACCAGTGTCACAGAAAAAGAAATGACAGGAACTGCGTTCCAATAATTGTGAAGTATCATTTCATATTGACTTTTAATCAATCGAACGCGTGGTGAGAGATATGATTTATCGGGTTATAAATGAGGTGCAACTTGAAGTGGATAACGTTTTAGTTCAAATGGCGGGTTCTGATGTTGTGGCAAGGGAGGTTAACTACTACTATAAAACGCCATTAATTAAGATGATTAGGATAACGTGTGACGCCGGTATTTATCCGTAATTTTACTTTTGCTGCATTACCTGCCGCCGGTCTGAATGACCAACCCTTGTTTCACGGGCTTTTGGCTAAATGTGATTTTGATGTGAATGAATATCGGGATGAGCTGTTTGCCGTATATGGCATCGCGTTTCCAGGCAGTTTACAGAAAGCGGTTGCTAAACGGCGTGCCGAATATCTGGCCGGGCGTTTTGTTGCCAGACAAGTTCTGAATATGTTGGAAGTACGCGATTATCCGCTGGCGAATGGTATCGATCGCGCGCCACTGTGGCCAACCGGTTTGATTGGCAGCATCAGTCATAATAATCAACGCGCTTTGTGCACCGCACAAATAATAACATCCGCTGCTGAGCCTTTAGAATCCTCCCGCCGCTTGCATGGTATTGGTGTGGATATCGAAAGCTTAATTCCTGTTGAAAGAGCCGCCAATGTGTGGCCGGGTATTCTCAATGAAGAGGAATATCAGCATTTTCAAGATGGCCCATTACCTTTTAACCACGTGCTAACATTGGCTTTTTCCGCGAAAGAAAGCTTATTTAAAGCGATATACCCACAGCTTGGACGGTATTTTGATTTTCTTGAAGCAAAGTTGCTGAGTTACTCGCTGGACACGGGGCGTTTTGAATTACAATTATTACGGGAGTTAAGTGGAGATTTTCCCGCAGGGCGCTGTTTTACTGGCTGTTTCACATTAAATGATAGCGATATACAAACACTTATTGCTTACTGATTTTTATACCATCGGCCCTTGTCATTATTTTAAATAATTTTTAATTGGAAAGTTTAATAGGAATAGACTAAATATTTAGCTACCAAAAAATATTTATTGATAGGACATCATGAAATATATAGTGCTATTGGCCTTCATCTTGTGTGTAGCCTATGTGCATTTTCGTGGGAAAGTGCGTTATAGATTCTGGCGTCAGCTCTCAGACCATTCGACATTCGTTTCGCCAATCAATGTCTTCATGTATTTATTCTCCCGCGTCCCCACCACGCCCTATTTAAAGCAGGATCTTTTCCCCGAACTGACTGTGTTGCGAGATAACTGGTTAAAAATTAGGGAAGAAGGTCAGGCGTTAATGGAAATCCAGCAAATCAAAGCATCGGACAAATATAATGATGCCGGTTTTAATTCTTTTTTTAAAACGGGTTGGAAGCGCTTTTACTTAAAATGGTATGAAGACAGCCACCCATCAGCCATGACATTGTGCCCATACACCACCACCTTATTACAAGGATTGCCGTCGGTGAAAGCGGCGATGTTTGCTGAGTTGCCCGACGGCAGCCGTTTACCTCGCCACCGCGATCCTTATGCGGGCTCTTTGCGTTATCACCTTGGCCTAATAACGCCGAATGATGACCGCTGCTTTATTGATGTCGATGGCACCACTTATAGCTGGCGTGATGGTGAAGGAATATTATTTGATGAAACCTATATTCACTATGCCGAAAATCAGAGTGGACAAAACCGGCTCATTTTATTTTGCGATATTGAACGCCCGATGCGCTATCGCTGGGCACAATGGATTAACCATTGGTTGGGCCGTAACTTAATGAGTGCCGCCACGGCTCCCAATGAAGAAGGGGATAGAACCGGTGGTGTCAACCGCGCGTTCAAATATATCTATGCGGTACGGAAGGTGGGTAAACGTTTAAAAGCCTGGAACCGCACAATTTATTATCTTATCAAATGGATTTTATTTGGTGGCATTGCTGCATTGATTTTTTATGCGCTGTAATACTCCCCAATAAAATAACAAAGTCATCAATTAGATGGAGGCAAAAGGCCGCTTGTGGGATTGAGTTTTCCGCTGCAAATGAGTCATAAACAGCCGATATTATTGGCGGTAATGATATCCCGCAAGCCGCCTGGCAGGGAGAACCAGATATTCAGCCAGTCACTCCATTAGCACCTCAGCTAAAGGTGCGCCGCAGCGGATAATGGGCACCGAAAGCAAAAAGCCTGCTTAAGTTTTCTTAAAGATGGGTTTCTCTAAAGAAAATTATGGCAATACTCAAGGCCTCTTCATGGCGGCATAGTGATAGAGATTTTTGCTTTAGAACGGGCAGGTATTACGGGCTTTGATCCACTCATTGCTGATGGGATGAACAAAATGTAGCTCACTGGCATGCAGCATCAGCCGGGGTGTCTGTTCGGTGCCGGGTAGCAGGCGGC
It encodes the following:
- a CDS encoding 4'-phosphopantetheinyl transferase family protein, producing MTPVFIRNFTFAALPAAGLNDQPLFHGLLAKCDFDVNEYRDELFAVYGIAFPGSLQKAVAKRRAEYLAGRFVARQVLNMLEVRDYPLANGIDRAPLWPTGLIGSISHNNQRALCTAQIITSAAEPLESSRRLHGIGVDIESLIPVERAANVWPGILNEEEYQHFQDGPLPFNHVLTLAFSAKESLFKAIYPQLGRYFDFLEAKLLSYSLDTGRFELQLLRELSGDFPAGRCFTGCFTLNDSDIQTLIAY
- the lpxO gene encoding lipid A hydroxylase LpxO, with translation MKYIVLLAFILCVAYVHFRGKVRYRFWRQLSDHSTFVSPINVFMYLFSRVPTTPYLKQDLFPELTVLRDNWLKIREEGQALMEIQQIKASDKYNDAGFNSFFKTGWKRFYLKWYEDSHPSAMTLCPYTTTLLQGLPSVKAAMFAELPDGSRLPRHRDPYAGSLRYHLGLITPNDDRCFIDVDGTTYSWRDGEGILFDETYIHYAENQSGQNRLILFCDIERPMRYRWAQWINHWLGRNLMSAATAPNEEGDRTGGVNRAFKYIYAVRKVGKRLKAWNRTIYYLIKWILFGGIAALIFYAL